A section of the Sander vitreus isolate 19-12246 chromosome 19, sanVit1, whole genome shotgun sequence genome encodes:
- the cd99l2 gene encoding CD99 antigen-like protein 2 isoform X2 produces the protein MANRSLWSLCLLLALLLPLEVLSDALDDDDSGPPTPPAKPAEPAGGMGGGFNLEDGLDDTTTTTTTKAPPKVVPKAPAGTKAPVKPKPKPAADDFDLADALDPNNDIGGKDKNKGHGGGFSDDDLFDVGKDDTYKPDKGKGGRPSGDDQINQYDDNNETTAEVGTIAGIASAVAMALVGAITSYISYQKKKLCFSIQQSLNTDMVKAENPEAVVATEPQVQQTLLEPPNAEPPTEENAV, from the exons ATGGCTAACCGTTCCCTGTGGTCGCTTTGTCTGCTGctggcgctgctgctgccgtTGGAAG TCCTGTCCGACGCTCTGGATGACGACGACAGTGGACCAC CGACCCCCCCAGCAAAGCCAGCCGAGCCAGCTGGAGGAATGGGAGGAG GTTTTAATCTGGAGGATGGACTCGatgacaccaccaccaccactaccaccaaAGCCCCACCTAAGGTTGTGCCGAAAGCCCCCGCAGGTACCAAGGCCCCAGTCAAGCCCAAACCCAAGCCAG CTGCTGATGACTTTGACCTGGCTGACGCCTTGGACCCCAACAATGACATTGGTGGCAAGGATAAGAACAAGGGGCATGGAG GTGGATTTAGTGACGACGATCTGTTTGATGTCGGCAAAGACGACACCTACAAGCCTGACAAAGGCAAAG GTGGGCGTCCAAGCGGGGACGATCAAATTAACCAGTATGACGACAACAATG agacCACAGCAGAAGTGGGCACTATTGCAGGGATCGCAAGTGCGGTTGCTATGGCGCTTGTGGGTGCAATCACCAGCTACATCTCCTACCAGAAGAAGAAGCTGTGCTTCAGTATACAAC AGAGCCTGAATACTGACATGGTGAAGGCTGAGAACCCTGAGGCTGTGGTGGCTACAGAACCACAAG TCCAACAGACTCTCCTGGAGCCACCCAACGCTGAGCCTCCCACTGAAGAGAATGctgtgtaa
- the cd99l2 gene encoding CD99 antigen-like protein 2 isoform X1 — MANRSLWSLCLLLALLLPLEVLSDALDDDDSGPPTPPAKPAEPAGGMGGGFNLEDGLDDTTTTTTTKAPPKVVPKAPAGTKAPVKPKPKPGGFSDDDLFDVGKDDTYKPDKGKGGRPSGDDQINQYDDNNETTAEVGTIAGIASAVAMALVGAITSYISYQKKKLCFSIQQSLNTDMVKAENPEAVVATEPQVQQTLLEPPNAEPPTEENAV; from the exons ATGGCTAACCGTTCCCTGTGGTCGCTTTGTCTGCTGctggcgctgctgctgccgtTGGAAG TCCTGTCCGACGCTCTGGATGACGACGACAGTGGACCAC CGACCCCCCCAGCAAAGCCAGCCGAGCCAGCTGGAGGAATGGGAGGAG GTTTTAATCTGGAGGATGGACTCGatgacaccaccaccaccactaccaccaaAGCCCCACCTAAGGTTGTGCCGAAAGCCCCCGCAGGTACCAAGGCCCCAGTCAAGCCCAAACCCAAGCCAG GTGGATTTAGTGACGACGATCTGTTTGATGTCGGCAAAGACGACACCTACAAGCCTGACAAAGGCAAAG GTGGGCGTCCAAGCGGGGACGATCAAATTAACCAGTATGACGACAACAATG agacCACAGCAGAAGTGGGCACTATTGCAGGGATCGCAAGTGCGGTTGCTATGGCGCTTGTGGGTGCAATCACCAGCTACATCTCCTACCAGAAGAAGAAGCTGTGCTTCAGTATACAAC AGAGCCTGAATACTGACATGGTGAAGGCTGAGAACCCTGAGGCTGTGGTGGCTACAGAACCACAAG TCCAACAGACTCTCCTGGAGCCACCCAACGCTGAGCCTCCCACTGAAGAGAATGctgtgtaa